In the genome of Geotrypetes seraphini chromosome 16, aGeoSer1.1, whole genome shotgun sequence, one region contains:
- the SHC1 gene encoding SHC-transforming protein 1 isoform X4: MNKLSCGKKTRVEGGQLGGDEWTRHGSFVNKPTRGWLHQDDRVMGPGVTYLVRYMGCVEVLQSMRALDFSTRTQVTREAISLVCEAVPGAKGALRRRKTCGRSLTSILGKSNLKFAGMPITLTISTSSLNLMASDCKQIIANHHMQSISFASGGDPDTAEYVAYVAKDPVNQRACHILECLEGLAQDVISTIGQAFELRFKQYLKNPPKLVTPHDRMAGFDGSAWDEEDEESMEHQYYNDFPGKEPPLGGLVDMRLRDGAGSGQSRFPAPTQTPNHLGATLPVGQMSGEDYDSRKQYPPVQGRDRFPATTPSAVKSSNRADLFDDPSYVNVQNLDKSRQPAAVGAPVSMNGSAQRDAFDMKPFEDALRVPVPAPTPTSLPVAQLVASMEEQLKRELWYHSKMSRKEAEKLLKRNGDFLVRESTTTPGQYVLTGLQNGQPKHLLLVDPEGVVRTKDHRFESVSHLISYHMDNHLPIISAGSELCLQQPVDRRL; this comes from the exons ATGAACAAGCTGAGCTGCGGGAAGAAGACCCGAGTGGAAGGTGGTCAGCTAGGGGGTGACGAATGGACAAGACACGGCAGTTTTGTCAATAAGCCCACCAGGGGGTGGCTGCACCAGGACGACAGAGTTATGGGCCCTGGAGTAACCTACCTCGTCAGG TACATGGGATGTGTTGAGGTTCTGCAGTCCATGCGCGCTCTGGATTTCAGCACTAGGACTCAAGTGACCAG GGAGGCCATCAGCCTGGTGTGTGAGGCGGTTCCTGGAGCCAAAGGAGCACTACGCAGAAGAAAG ACATGTGGCCGCTCGCTGACCTCTATCTTAGGGAAGAGTAACCTGAAGTTTGCTGGCATGCCCATCACCCTGACTATCTCCACCAGCAGCTTAAACCTCATGGCCTCTGACTGCAAACAG ATCATTGCCAACCATCACATGCAGTCAATCTCATTTGCCTCGGGAGGTGACCCG gATACGGCTGAATATGTTGCTTATGTTGCCAAAGATCCAGTGAATCAAAGAG cctgtcaCATCTTGGAGTGTCTGGAAGGACTTGCTCAGGACGTGATCAGCACCATAGGGCAAGCCTTTGAACTGCGCTTCAAGCAGTACCTCAAGAACCCACCAAAGCTTGTGACGCCCCACGATAG GATGGCTGGTTTTGATGGCTCCGCTTGGGATGAAGAGGACGAGGAATCCATGGAGCACCAATATTACAATGACTTCCCAGGCAAAGAGCCGCCCCTTGGAGGGCTGGTTGACATGAGGTTACGGGATGGGGCTGGCTCAGGGCAGTCACGGTTTCCAGCTCCAACACAGACCCCAAATCATTTGGGAGCAACACTA CCCGTGGGCCAGATGTCCGGGGAAGACTACGATTCTAGGAAACAGTACCCTCCTGTACAAG GGAGGGACAGGTTTCCTGCAACGACCCCTTCCGCTGTAAAATCGTCAAACCGGGCCGATCTCTTTGATGATCCTTCCTATGTCAATGTGCAGAATCTGGATAAGTCCCGGCAGCCGGCAGCAGTGGGAGCCCCAGTCTCCATGAACGGCAGTGCCCAGAGGGATGCCTTTGACATGA AGCCATTTGAGGATGCCCTGAGGGTCCCTGTGCCTGCTCCCACCCCCACAAGTCTTCCGGTAGCTCAGCTAGTGGCTTCAATGGAGGAGCAGCTGAAGCGGGAGCTCTGGTACCATAGCAAGATGAGCCGCAAAGAGGCAGAGAAACTGCTGAAGAGGAACGGAGACTTCCTGGTGCGGGAAAGCACAACTACGCCAGGGCAGTATGTACTGACAGGGTTGCAGAATGGGCAGCCCAAGCATCTGTTGCTCGTGGACCCTGAGGGAGTG GTTCGAACCAAGGATCACCGCTTTGAGAGTGTAAGTCACCTGATCAGCTACCACATGGACAATCACCTACCAATTATCTCGGCTGGCAGCGAGCTGTGCCTGCAGCAGCCTGTGGATCGGAGATTGTGA
- the SHC1 gene encoding SHC-transforming protein 1 isoform X3 — translation MEYVDMNKLSCGKKTRVEGGQLGGDEWTRHGSFVNKPTRGWLHQDDRVMGPGVTYLVRYMGCVEVLQSMRALDFSTRTQVTREAISLVCEAVPGAKGALRRRKTCGRSLTSILGKSNLKFAGMPITLTISTSSLNLMASDCKQIIANHHMQSISFASGGDPDTAEYVAYVAKDPVNQRACHILECLEGLAQDVISTIGQAFELRFKQYLKNPPKLVTPHDRMAGFDGSAWDEEDEESMEHQYYNDFPGKEPPLGGLVDMRLRDGAGSGQSRFPAPTQTPNHLGATLPVGQMSGEDYDSRKQYPPVQGRDRFPATTPSAVKSSNRADLFDDPSYVNVQNLDKSRQPAAVGAPVSMNGSAQRDAFDMKPFEDALRVPVPAPTPTSLPVAQLVASMEEQLKRELWYHSKMSRKEAEKLLKRNGDFLVRESTTTPGQYVLTGLQNGQPKHLLLVDPEGVVRTKDHRFESVSHLISYHMDNHLPIISAGSELCLQQPVDRRL, via the exons GATATGAACAAGCTGAGCTGCGGGAAGAAGACCCGAGTGGAAGGTGGTCAGCTAGGGGGTGACGAATGGACAAGACACGGCAGTTTTGTCAATAAGCCCACCAGGGGGTGGCTGCACCAGGACGACAGAGTTATGGGCCCTGGAGTAACCTACCTCGTCAGG TACATGGGATGTGTTGAGGTTCTGCAGTCCATGCGCGCTCTGGATTTCAGCACTAGGACTCAAGTGACCAG GGAGGCCATCAGCCTGGTGTGTGAGGCGGTTCCTGGAGCCAAAGGAGCACTACGCAGAAGAAAG ACATGTGGCCGCTCGCTGACCTCTATCTTAGGGAAGAGTAACCTGAAGTTTGCTGGCATGCCCATCACCCTGACTATCTCCACCAGCAGCTTAAACCTCATGGCCTCTGACTGCAAACAG ATCATTGCCAACCATCACATGCAGTCAATCTCATTTGCCTCGGGAGGTGACCCG gATACGGCTGAATATGTTGCTTATGTTGCCAAAGATCCAGTGAATCAAAGAG cctgtcaCATCTTGGAGTGTCTGGAAGGACTTGCTCAGGACGTGATCAGCACCATAGGGCAAGCCTTTGAACTGCGCTTCAAGCAGTACCTCAAGAACCCACCAAAGCTTGTGACGCCCCACGATAG GATGGCTGGTTTTGATGGCTCCGCTTGGGATGAAGAGGACGAGGAATCCATGGAGCACCAATATTACAATGACTTCCCAGGCAAAGAGCCGCCCCTTGGAGGGCTGGTTGACATGAGGTTACGGGATGGGGCTGGCTCAGGGCAGTCACGGTTTCCAGCTCCAACACAGACCCCAAATCATTTGGGAGCAACACTA CCCGTGGGCCAGATGTCCGGGGAAGACTACGATTCTAGGAAACAGTACCCTCCTGTACAAG GGAGGGACAGGTTTCCTGCAACGACCCCTTCCGCTGTAAAATCGTCAAACCGGGCCGATCTCTTTGATGATCCTTCCTATGTCAATGTGCAGAATCTGGATAAGTCCCGGCAGCCGGCAGCAGTGGGAGCCCCAGTCTCCATGAACGGCAGTGCCCAGAGGGATGCCTTTGACATGA AGCCATTTGAGGATGCCCTGAGGGTCCCTGTGCCTGCTCCCACCCCCACAAGTCTTCCGGTAGCTCAGCTAGTGGCTTCAATGGAGGAGCAGCTGAAGCGGGAGCTCTGGTACCATAGCAAGATGAGCCGCAAAGAGGCAGAGAAACTGCTGAAGAGGAACGGAGACTTCCTGGTGCGGGAAAGCACAACTACGCCAGGGCAGTATGTACTGACAGGGTTGCAGAATGGGCAGCCCAAGCATCTGTTGCTCGTGGACCCTGAGGGAGTG GTTCGAACCAAGGATCACCGCTTTGAGAGTGTAAGTCACCTGATCAGCTACCACATGGACAATCACCTACCAATTATCTCGGCTGGCAGCGAGCTGTGCCTGCAGCAGCCTGTGGATCGGAGATTGTGA
- the SHC1 gene encoding SHC-transforming protein 1 isoform X1: MRGPCLPGPVCECPVQGYRATAMDLLQKSKYNHLRNESVSSLDDVMVAPLSSTVELMVTQSLPSSASSSSLTPMLPIGELSPESEDSPTTLCSFFPKMANLKLSNPANLLNLRAFSMGGKDAGSPDEMAEPAGSVAAAATASSSPDSGTTITVFSQDMNKLSCGKKTRVEGGQLGGDEWTRHGSFVNKPTRGWLHQDDRVMGPGVTYLVRYMGCVEVLQSMRALDFSTRTQVTREAISLVCEAVPGAKGALRRRKTCGRSLTSILGKSNLKFAGMPITLTISTSSLNLMASDCKQIIANHHMQSISFASGGDPDTAEYVAYVAKDPVNQRACHILECLEGLAQDVISTIGQAFELRFKQYLKNPPKLVTPHDRMAGFDGSAWDEEDEESMEHQYYNDFPGKEPPLGGLVDMRLRDGAGSGQSRFPAPTQTPNHLGATLPVGQMSGEDYDSRKQYPPVQGRDRFPATTPSAVKSSNRADLFDDPSYVNVQNLDKSRQPAAVGAPVSMNGSAQRDAFDMKPFEDALRVPVPAPTPTSLPVAQLVASMEEQLKRELWYHSKMSRKEAEKLLKRNGDFLVRESTTTPGQYVLTGLQNGQPKHLLLVDPEGVVRTKDHRFESVSHLISYHMDNHLPIISAGSELCLQQPVDRRL; the protein is encoded by the exons ATGAGAGGGCCTTGCCTTCCTGGCCCAGTCTGCGAGTGCCCTGTGCAGGGTTATAGAGCCACCGCCATGGATCTGCTACAGAAAAGCAAATATAACCATCTAAGAAATGAATCCGTCTCCTCTCTGGACGATGTCATGGTGGCTCCCCTGAGCTCTACAGTGGAGCTAATGGTGACTCAGTCCCTGCCCAGCTCAGCATCCTCTTCCTCCCTTACCCCGATGCTGCCCATTGGGGAGCTCTCCCCCGAGTCCGAGGACAGCCCCACTACCCTCTGTTCCTTCTTTCCAAAAATGGCTAATCTGAAGCTGTCCAACCCTGCCAATCTGCTGAACCTAAGGGCTTTCTCTATGGGTGGGAAGGATGCAGGGAGCCCCGATGAGATGGCAGAGCCTGCGGGCTCCGTGGCGGCTGCCGCCACAGCCTCCTCCAGCCCAGACTCAGGCACTACTATCACTGTTTTCTCTCAGGATATGAACAAGCTGAGCTGCGGGAAGAAGACCCGAGTGGAAGGTGGTCAGCTAGGGGGTGACGAATGGACAAGACACGGCAGTTTTGTCAATAAGCCCACCAGGGGGTGGCTGCACCAGGACGACAGAGTTATGGGCCCTGGAGTAACCTACCTCGTCAGG TACATGGGATGTGTTGAGGTTCTGCAGTCCATGCGCGCTCTGGATTTCAGCACTAGGACTCAAGTGACCAG GGAGGCCATCAGCCTGGTGTGTGAGGCGGTTCCTGGAGCCAAAGGAGCACTACGCAGAAGAAAG ACATGTGGCCGCTCGCTGACCTCTATCTTAGGGAAGAGTAACCTGAAGTTTGCTGGCATGCCCATCACCCTGACTATCTCCACCAGCAGCTTAAACCTCATGGCCTCTGACTGCAAACAG ATCATTGCCAACCATCACATGCAGTCAATCTCATTTGCCTCGGGAGGTGACCCG gATACGGCTGAATATGTTGCTTATGTTGCCAAAGATCCAGTGAATCAAAGAG cctgtcaCATCTTGGAGTGTCTGGAAGGACTTGCTCAGGACGTGATCAGCACCATAGGGCAAGCCTTTGAACTGCGCTTCAAGCAGTACCTCAAGAACCCACCAAAGCTTGTGACGCCCCACGATAG GATGGCTGGTTTTGATGGCTCCGCTTGGGATGAAGAGGACGAGGAATCCATGGAGCACCAATATTACAATGACTTCCCAGGCAAAGAGCCGCCCCTTGGAGGGCTGGTTGACATGAGGTTACGGGATGGGGCTGGCTCAGGGCAGTCACGGTTTCCAGCTCCAACACAGACCCCAAATCATTTGGGAGCAACACTA CCCGTGGGCCAGATGTCCGGGGAAGACTACGATTCTAGGAAACAGTACCCTCCTGTACAAG GGAGGGACAGGTTTCCTGCAACGACCCCTTCCGCTGTAAAATCGTCAAACCGGGCCGATCTCTTTGATGATCCTTCCTATGTCAATGTGCAGAATCTGGATAAGTCCCGGCAGCCGGCAGCAGTGGGAGCCCCAGTCTCCATGAACGGCAGTGCCCAGAGGGATGCCTTTGACATGA AGCCATTTGAGGATGCCCTGAGGGTCCCTGTGCCTGCTCCCACCCCCACAAGTCTTCCGGTAGCTCAGCTAGTGGCTTCAATGGAGGAGCAGCTGAAGCGGGAGCTCTGGTACCATAGCAAGATGAGCCGCAAAGAGGCAGAGAAACTGCTGAAGAGGAACGGAGACTTCCTGGTGCGGGAAAGCACAACTACGCCAGGGCAGTATGTACTGACAGGGTTGCAGAATGGGCAGCCCAAGCATCTGTTGCTCGTGGACCCTGAGGGAGTG GTTCGAACCAAGGATCACCGCTTTGAGAGTGTAAGTCACCTGATCAGCTACCACATGGACAATCACCTACCAATTATCTCGGCTGGCAGCGAGCTGTGCCTGCAGCAGCCTGTGGATCGGAGATTGTGA
- the SHC1 gene encoding SHC-transforming protein 1 isoform X2, which produces MRGPCLPGPVCECPVQGYRATAMDLLQKSKYNHLRNESVSSLDDVMVAPLSSTVELMVTQSLPSSASSSSLTPMLPIGELSPESEDSPTTLCSFFPKMANLKLSNPANLLNLRAFSMGGKDAGSPDEMAEPAGSVAAAATASSSPDSGTTITVFSQDMNKLSCGKKTRVEGGQLGGDEWTRHGSFVNKPTRGWLHQDDRVMGPGVTYLVRYMGCVEVLQSMRALDFSTRTQVTREAISLVCEAVPGAKGALRRRKTCGRSLTSILGKSNLKFAGMPITLTISTSSLNLMASDCKQIIANHHMQSISFASGGDPDTAEYVAYVAKDPVNQRACHILECLEGLAQDVISTIGQAFELRFKQYLKNPPKLVTPHDRMAGFDGSAWDEEDEESMEHQYYNDFPGKEPPLGGLVDMRLRDGAGSGQSRFPAPTQTPNHLGATLPVGQMSGEDYDSRKQYPPVQGRDRFPATTPSAVKSSNRADLFDDPSYVNVQNLDKSRQPAAVGAPVSMNGSAQRDAFDMILTQTSCCQCVTEGEILQASSCSFSSSTGQR; this is translated from the exons ATGAGAGGGCCTTGCCTTCCTGGCCCAGTCTGCGAGTGCCCTGTGCAGGGTTATAGAGCCACCGCCATGGATCTGCTACAGAAAAGCAAATATAACCATCTAAGAAATGAATCCGTCTCCTCTCTGGACGATGTCATGGTGGCTCCCCTGAGCTCTACAGTGGAGCTAATGGTGACTCAGTCCCTGCCCAGCTCAGCATCCTCTTCCTCCCTTACCCCGATGCTGCCCATTGGGGAGCTCTCCCCCGAGTCCGAGGACAGCCCCACTACCCTCTGTTCCTTCTTTCCAAAAATGGCTAATCTGAAGCTGTCCAACCCTGCCAATCTGCTGAACCTAAGGGCTTTCTCTATGGGTGGGAAGGATGCAGGGAGCCCCGATGAGATGGCAGAGCCTGCGGGCTCCGTGGCGGCTGCCGCCACAGCCTCCTCCAGCCCAGACTCAGGCACTACTATCACTGTTTTCTCTCAGGATATGAACAAGCTGAGCTGCGGGAAGAAGACCCGAGTGGAAGGTGGTCAGCTAGGGGGTGACGAATGGACAAGACACGGCAGTTTTGTCAATAAGCCCACCAGGGGGTGGCTGCACCAGGACGACAGAGTTATGGGCCCTGGAGTAACCTACCTCGTCAGG TACATGGGATGTGTTGAGGTTCTGCAGTCCATGCGCGCTCTGGATTTCAGCACTAGGACTCAAGTGACCAG GGAGGCCATCAGCCTGGTGTGTGAGGCGGTTCCTGGAGCCAAAGGAGCACTACGCAGAAGAAAG ACATGTGGCCGCTCGCTGACCTCTATCTTAGGGAAGAGTAACCTGAAGTTTGCTGGCATGCCCATCACCCTGACTATCTCCACCAGCAGCTTAAACCTCATGGCCTCTGACTGCAAACAG ATCATTGCCAACCATCACATGCAGTCAATCTCATTTGCCTCGGGAGGTGACCCG gATACGGCTGAATATGTTGCTTATGTTGCCAAAGATCCAGTGAATCAAAGAG cctgtcaCATCTTGGAGTGTCTGGAAGGACTTGCTCAGGACGTGATCAGCACCATAGGGCAAGCCTTTGAACTGCGCTTCAAGCAGTACCTCAAGAACCCACCAAAGCTTGTGACGCCCCACGATAG GATGGCTGGTTTTGATGGCTCCGCTTGGGATGAAGAGGACGAGGAATCCATGGAGCACCAATATTACAATGACTTCCCAGGCAAAGAGCCGCCCCTTGGAGGGCTGGTTGACATGAGGTTACGGGATGGGGCTGGCTCAGGGCAGTCACGGTTTCCAGCTCCAACACAGACCCCAAATCATTTGGGAGCAACACTA CCCGTGGGCCAGATGTCCGGGGAAGACTACGATTCTAGGAAACAGTACCCTCCTGTACAAG GGAGGGACAGGTTTCCTGCAACGACCCCTTCCGCTGTAAAATCGTCAAACCGGGCCGATCTCTTTGATGATCCTTCCTATGTCAATGTGCAGAATCTGGATAAGTCCCGGCAGCCGGCAGCAGTGGGAGCCCCAGTCTCCATGAACGGCAGTGCCCAGAGGGATGCCTTTGACATGA TTCTGACACAGACAAGCTGCTGCCAGTGTGTGACTGAAGGCGAGATCTTGCAAGcaagcagctgtagcttttcCTCATCCACAGGGCAGAGATAA